From Procambarus clarkii isolate CNS0578487 chromosome 49, FALCON_Pclarkii_2.0, whole genome shotgun sequence, a single genomic window includes:
- the LOC138351402 gene encoding ankyrin repeat domain-containing protein 30B-like has protein sequence MGEKGRKNVGYGKEKICKQEFHRNSTETPQKLYRNFTETPQKLHRNFTETSQKLHRNSTETPQKLHRNSTETPQKLHRNLTETPQKLHRNFTETPQKLHRNSTETPQKLHRNSTETPQKLHRNSTETSQKLHRNSTETPQKLHRNSTETSQKLHRNSTETPQKLHRNSTETPQKLHRNLTETPQKLFIPMPKHTKKIAETQAEDSSRELDDKFQL, from the exons ATGGGAGAAAAGGGAAGGAAGAATGTGGgatatggaaaggaaaagatatgTAAGCAAG AGTTTCACAGAAACTCCACAGAAACTCCACAGAAACTTTACAGAAACTTCACAGAAACTCCACAGAAACTCCACAGAAACTTCACAGAAACTTCACAGAAACTCCACAGAAACTCCACAGAAACTCCACAGAAACTCCACAGAAACTCCACAGAAACTCCACAGAAACTCCACAGAAACCTCACAGAAACTCCACAGAAACTTCACAGAAACTTCACAGAAACTCCACAGAAACTCCACAGAAACTCCACAGAAACTCCACAGAAACTCCACAGAAACTCCACAGAAACTCCACAGAAACTCCACAGAAACTCCACAGAAACTTCACAGAAACTTCACAGAAACTCCACAGAAACTCCACAGAAACTCCACAGAAACTCCACAGAAACCTCACAGAAACTTCACAGAAACTCCACAGAAACTCCACAGAAACTCCACAGAAACTCCACAGAAACTCCACAGAAACTCCACAGAAACCTCACAGAAACTCCACAGAAACTCTTCATTCCAATGCCAAAACATACGAAAAAAATCGCAGAGACACAAGCGGAAGATTCCAGTAGAGAACTGGATGATAAGTTTCAGCTTTAG